In one Dehalogenimonas formicexedens genomic region, the following are encoded:
- the gnd gene encoding phosphogluconate dehydrogenase (NAD(+)-dependent, decarboxylating), with the protein MADSKLEFGIVGLGRMGANLSLQALEKGITVAGFDLREIPADLIRAGMIRSPDYSGFRSLLSPPRAVFLYIPAGPAVDNVIEDLASNLEPGDIIVDGGNSYWGDSIRRHRRLSERGLHFIDLGTSGGIEGARQGACFMAGGDTDPVRHIETVLLKLATPGGYVHAGPSGAGHFTKLVHNGIEFGMLQAIAEGIGLLKNYRNELDIAEILGCWRHGSVIRSWLIDLMAESYRDEGGLDQIPAFVDDTGEVNWLVNDALHMEVPIPVISQSVMQLFTSRDDKKYWARAIAMMRHGFGGHAFGASEPVERERREGRVGGFVQNTDKELG; encoded by the coding sequence ATGGCTGACTCAAAGCTGGAGTTCGGGATTGTAGGGCTTGGGCGCATGGGGGCAAATCTTTCTCTCCAAGCGCTGGAGAAAGGGATCACGGTCGCTGGATTCGATTTAAGAGAGATCCCCGCCGATTTAATCCGGGCCGGCATGATCCGGAGTCCGGATTATTCCGGCTTTCGCAGCCTGCTATCTCCGCCCCGAGCGGTTTTTCTGTACATCCCCGCGGGGCCTGCGGTTGATAACGTGATTGAAGACCTCGCCTCAAATCTGGAACCGGGCGATATTATTGTTGACGGCGGGAACTCGTACTGGGGTGACTCGATCCGGCGCCACAGGAGACTCTCCGAACGGGGCCTCCATTTCATCGATCTCGGAACCAGCGGCGGTATCGAAGGGGCGCGGCAAGGCGCGTGTTTCATGGCTGGCGGCGATACTGATCCTGTTCGCCATATTGAAACCGTTCTGCTAAAACTGGCCACTCCTGGCGGTTATGTTCACGCCGGACCTTCGGGGGCGGGGCACTTCACCAAGCTTGTCCACAACGGCATCGAATTCGGGATGCTCCAGGCTATTGCGGAAGGGATTGGTCTGCTGAAGAATTACCGGAACGAACTTGATATCGCCGAAATTCTCGGGTGCTGGCGCCACGGTTCCGTGATCCGATCTTGGCTGATTGACCTCATGGCCGAATCCTATCGGGATGAGGGCGGGTTGGATCAGATTCCGGCGTTCGTCGACGACACGGGTGAAGTCAACTGGCTAGTAAATGATGCCCTGCACATGGAAGTCCCGATACCGGTTATCTCCCAATCGGTGATGCAACTGTTCACCTCCCGCGACGACAAAAAGTATTGGGCGCGCGCGATCGCGATGATGCGGCACGGTTTCGGCGGACATGCCTTCGGAGCGAGCGAACCGGTCGAACGCGAGCGAAGAGAAGGGCGGGTCGGAGGCTTCGTCCAAAATACGGATAAAGAACTGGGTTAG
- a CDS encoding response regulator transcription factor yields MRVLIVENFQDDVIALVSTLKIPWPEVEITRCTSGTSGLAFIEKEQFDLFVIDLDLPDMSGFDFIESVFLYCSKPTIVIRKNLTGADIVRSLQLGADECFSKPFDPLSFIAKTQALIRRYSGKSQLGSMVIGKLRLDTDIHRAYVDGQEIALTRNENLLMHRLMQNYGQVTSYSSIERAIWGNFGGSGNNSALRGCVKRLKKKFPQDSSLRIVTEHGTGFKLVGIH; encoded by the coding sequence ATGAGAGTTCTAATAGTCGAGAATTTCCAGGATGATGTCATTGCATTGGTTTCGACGTTGAAAATTCCTTGGCCTGAGGTTGAAATCACGAGATGCACTTCCGGCACCTCGGGGTTAGCATTCATAGAAAAGGAACAGTTTGACCTGTTCGTAATTGATTTGGACCTGCCGGATATGAGTGGATTTGATTTTATCGAATCAGTTTTTCTCTACTGTTCAAAACCAACAATCGTGATACGGAAAAATTTAACCGGAGCAGATATTGTACGAAGCCTGCAACTCGGAGCCGATGAGTGCTTTTCTAAACCGTTCGATCCTCTCAGTTTTATCGCGAAAACACAGGCCTTAATACGGCGATATTCAGGTAAAAGCCAGTTGGGTAGTATGGTTATCGGCAAGCTACGCCTGGATACTGACATTCATCGGGCATACGTAGATGGCCAGGAAATCGCTCTAACCAGGAATGAAAATTTATTAATGCATCGGCTCATGCAAAATTACGGTCAGGTCACCTCATATTCTTCCATCGAACGGGCAATTTGGGGAAACTTTGGCGGCAGCGGTAACAACTCGGCATTAAGGGGATGTGTCAAAAGATTAAAAAAGAAGTTCCCCCAGGATTCGTCGCTGAGAATAGTGACGGAACATGGCACTGGCTTTAAATTAGTCGGCATTCATTAA
- a CDS encoding DUF2795 domain-containing protein — MKSLLSPTTSSGNTIGRSTFEDRELKSSVIEEYLEGIIFPASKNDILIHTETVHTPENVMAFYRYRLPDRVYQNPSDVSYTSFLSAYFFSQD; from the coding sequence ATGAAATCTTTACTGTCACCCACAACAAGCTCAGGAAATACGATAGGCCGTAGCACATTTGAAGATCGGGAATTGAAATCTTCAGTCATAGAGGAGTACTTGGAGGGAATCATTTTCCCGGCATCGAAGAACGATATCCTGATTCATACAGAAACTGTTCACACGCCAGAAAATGTAATGGCCTTCTACCGGTATCGCCTGCCGGACAGGGTTTATCAAAATCCTTCTGATGTCAGCTACACATCATTTCTGAGCGCTTACTTCTTCAGTCAGGATTAA
- a CDS encoding sulfite exporter TauE/SafE family protein produces MEAHWMVYWFMLPACIVIAATAMATGISGTAMLTPFLILAFPLLSVPLLTTGQAIGMALFTEFFGFISGVIGYHQKKLIDYRAAKKLLMVSIPTIIIFSLVSQYVPGLLMKIIYGIMMLGLAIYLGISAPGTVRNPKIKVLPEMVKRAPKQGTCEERVLTASDGKKYQYEFCDQMSGKLMTGIGAAMEGLISVGLGEFEMPHLVKQCKIPVAISAGISVFVIAVTVLAGSMTAIATLIKNEGVHSIPWNLIVYTIPGAVIGGQIGSRYQGRLSSETMERFISVLFFFIGIAFLFTSLQAIRH; encoded by the coding sequence GTGGAAGCGCACTGGATGGTCTATTGGTTCATGTTGCCGGCTTGTATCGTTATTGCCGCGACCGCGATGGCTACCGGCATAAGCGGCACGGCGATGTTAACTCCTTTTCTCATCCTGGCTTTCCCCCTGCTCTCAGTCCCTTTACTGACCACGGGACAAGCAATCGGAATGGCATTGTTCACCGAATTTTTCGGCTTTATTTCGGGGGTGATCGGTTATCATCAAAAGAAACTCATAGATTACAGGGCTGCTAAAAAACTGCTCATGGTATCCATTCCCACGATCATTATTTTTTCGCTTGTCTCCCAATACGTTCCCGGGCTCCTGATGAAAATCATCTATGGGATTATGATGCTCGGTCTTGCGATTTATCTGGGAATTTCAGCCCCCGGCACCGTGCGTAACCCAAAAATTAAAGTGCTGCCAGAAATGGTAAAACGGGCACCCAAACAGGGAACCTGCGAAGAACGTGTCCTCACAGCCAGTGACGGCAAAAAATACCAATATGAGTTTTGCGATCAGATGAGCGGCAAATTGATGACTGGAATCGGCGCCGCGATGGAAGGGTTAATTTCCGTCGGGCTCGGTGAATTTGAGATGCCTCATCTGGTCAAGCAATGCAAAATTCCGGTAGCCATCTCGGCGGGGATCTCGGTTTTTGTCATCGCTGTAACGGTATTGGCAGGTTCGATGACGGCCATAGCCACCCTTATCAAGAATGAAGGCGTTCATTCAATTCCCTGGAATCTGATCGTCTACACAATCCCAGGCGCCGTTATCGGAGGACAAATTGGATCAAGGTACCAGGGCAGGTTGTCGTCTGAAACGATGGAGCGGTTCATATCTGTTCTATTTTTCTTTATCGGAATTGCCTTTTTATTCACCAGTTTGCAGGCGATCCGACATTAA
- a CDS encoding alcohol dehydrogenase catalytic domain-containing protein, with the protein MRAIGLVRGENSVQTFDLPKPEITQPDEVLVRIKEVGLDGTDYNVVRYGPDMAPDKNRMVMGHEAVGIVEDIGGDVKSLVPGDIVSITVRRGCGICHPCLHNQSDMCMTGLFKERGIHKLDGFLSEYAVDQEQYMVKVPREMKHLAVLTEPVSIAEKGIDQIRIIQSRFPWTCPHPEHDFKSPDWGNCKTGLVVGAGPLGLLAASLLRLAQVNIMVADIVPDSHPKAGLVNYLGAKYVDTSDKSPRELMEYCEVHGGSVDILFEASGAASTALQLISYMARSSIYIMTGIPRDELNLNIDAGQVIRHMVKNNEVVVGSVNSNRSHFEKALLQMTRINLEFPELCQKILTDRVKFNDFQEAFTPKGPKFIKTVIEVDPWD; encoded by the coding sequence ATGCGCGCCATTGGATTGGTCCGGGGGGAGAACTCCGTCCAGACATTCGATCTACCGAAGCCGGAGATAACCCAACCTGACGAGGTGCTTGTGCGGATCAAAGAGGTCGGGCTGGATGGCACCGACTACAACGTAGTCCGCTACGGGCCGGATATGGCCCCAGACAAAAACCGGATGGTCATGGGCCACGAAGCGGTCGGGATTGTCGAGGATATCGGAGGCGATGTTAAATCACTGGTTCCCGGGGACATTGTCAGCATTACCGTAAGGCGTGGCTGCGGCATTTGCCATCCATGTCTGCACAATCAAAGCGATATGTGCATGACCGGCTTATTTAAGGAAAGGGGCATTCACAAGCTGGATGGCTTCCTGAGCGAGTACGCCGTCGACCAGGAACAGTACATGGTTAAAGTTCCCCGGGAGATGAAGCATCTTGCGGTACTCACCGAACCTGTAAGTATTGCCGAAAAGGGGATTGACCAAATCCGGATTATCCAGAGCCGGTTCCCGTGGACATGCCCCCACCCAGAGCACGATTTCAAGTCTCCAGATTGGGGCAACTGTAAAACCGGATTGGTCGTCGGCGCCGGGCCTCTTGGTCTTTTAGCGGCTTCGCTCCTGAGACTGGCCCAGGTCAATATAATGGTCGCTGACATTGTGCCGGACAGCCACCCCAAAGCAGGCTTGGTCAATTATCTGGGCGCAAAATATGTTGATACCAGTGATAAATCTCCCAGGGAACTCATGGAGTACTGCGAGGTACACGGGGGATCGGTAGATATCCTGTTCGAAGCCTCGGGCGCCGCCTCAACGGCTCTGCAGTTGATTAGCTACATGGCTCGCAGCAGCATTTACATTATGACCGGAATCCCCAGGGACGAGCTGAACTTGAACATCGACGCCGGACAAGTGATCCGGCACATGGTAAAAAATAACGAAGTGGTAGTAGGAAGCGTGAATTCCAATCGAAGTCACTTCGAAAAAGCCTTGCTGCAGATGACCAGGATAAACTTGGAATTTCCGGAACTCTGTCAGAAAATTTTGACCGACCGGGTCAAATTCAACGATTTTCAGGAGGCGTTTACACCAAAAGGTCCAAAATTCATAAAGACCGTCATTGAAGTCGACCCCTGGGATTGA
- a CDS encoding ROK family protein → MKNDDNKKAGLTLGVDLGGTKIETALVDPEGKIVATERHATDPGKGPEGVIGDIVRCINSCLGKAGAQAVSMGIGVAGQVSTGAGVVIFAPNLGWRDVPLRSKLEQSVGIPVTIANDVRAATWGEWRHGAGQNTQDLLCLFLGTGIGGGVVSGGRMLEGCLNTAGELGHVPVTTGGRQCHCRNRGCLEAYAGGWAIAERAQEAAAKDPYSGATLIKQAGNINKITALTLAEAFRHEDQLAVKLVEETAEYLATGITGFVNAFNPCLVILGGGIIEGLPNYIGMIEARVRVRALEAAVERLSFVKAALGNDSVVIGAALLAHAAQESQ, encoded by the coding sequence TTGAAAAACGACGATAACAAAAAGGCTGGGTTGACACTTGGTGTTGATCTCGGCGGCACCAAGATCGAGACTGCCCTGGTTGATCCCGAAGGGAAAATCGTGGCAACAGAAAGGCATGCCACCGACCCCGGGAAAGGACCCGAAGGAGTGATCGGAGACATAGTCCGGTGTATTAACTCCTGCCTCGGAAAAGCCGGCGCCCAAGCCGTGAGCATGGGTATCGGCGTCGCCGGACAGGTTAGCACAGGCGCGGGGGTGGTGATATTTGCGCCCAACCTGGGGTGGCGCGACGTGCCTCTGAGATCCAAACTGGAACAATCTGTTGGCATCCCCGTCACCATTGCCAACGATGTCCGCGCCGCGACCTGGGGAGAATGGCGGCATGGGGCCGGGCAAAATACCCAAGACCTGCTGTGCCTGTTCCTGGGCACCGGGATAGGGGGCGGCGTGGTGAGCGGAGGCAGGATGCTGGAAGGATGCCTCAATACCGCCGGAGAATTGGGCCATGTTCCAGTGACCACCGGCGGGCGGCAGTGCCACTGCCGAAATCGAGGTTGCCTCGAGGCTTACGCCGGAGGCTGGGCCATCGCCGAAAGAGCCCAAGAAGCAGCCGCCAAAGACCCTTATTCGGGAGCGACGCTCATTAAACAAGCCGGAAACATCAACAAAATAACCGCCCTGACCTTGGCGGAGGCGTTTCGACATGAAGATCAGCTCGCCGTAAAATTGGTCGAGGAGACCGCGGAATACCTGGCAACTGGGATAACCGGTTTCGTCAATGCGTTCAATCCCTGCCTGGTGATTCTCGGCGGCGGTATTATCGAGGGTTTGCCGAATTATATCGGAATGATCGAAGCCAGGGTGCGTGTCCGGGCCCTGGAAGCGGCGGTGGAGCGATTGAGTTTCGTTAAGGCCGCGCTTGGAAATGATTCAGTGGTTATCGGGGCTGCGCTGTTGGCCCATGCGGCACAAGAAAGCCAGTGA
- a CDS encoding cyclase family protein: protein MKNTSKSPWIDVSMPLRDGMVHWPGDPPFNVERIHDMDAGGSVNVSRLTMGSHSGTHIDAPKHFFKEGQGVASMSAETAIGVARVIQILDPVSIKPDELAGHHIRRGERILFKTLNSTRALNNDQFFNNYVFVSPEAADFLVSRAVRLVGIDYLSIGGFHNGGEVTHRTLLAGGVWIIEGLQLSGIEAGKYHLVCLPLSIDQGDGAPARAVIRPI, encoded by the coding sequence ATGAAAAACACCTCCAAATCACCCTGGATCGACGTTTCGATGCCTCTAAGAGACGGCATGGTGCACTGGCCGGGCGATCCTCCATTTAACGTTGAAAGAATCCACGACATGGACGCGGGGGGATCGGTCAATGTGTCGCGCCTAACCATGGGTTCTCACAGCGGAACTCATATCGACGCGCCGAAGCACTTTTTCAAAGAAGGTCAGGGCGTGGCATCGATGTCTGCCGAAACCGCGATAGGCGTTGCCCGCGTTATCCAGATTCTGGATCCGGTATCCATTAAGCCGGATGAACTGGCCGGGCATCATATCCGTCGCGGCGAGAGAATTCTGTTCAAAACCTTGAACTCGACGCGGGCCTTAAACAACGACCAATTCTTCAACAACTACGTCTTTGTTTCGCCGGAAGCGGCGGATTTCCTGGTCTCTCGGGCGGTCAGGCTGGTGGGCATCGATTATCTCTCCATCGGCGGATTTCACAACGGAGGCGAGGTAACTCATAGAACCTTACTGGCCGGCGGGGTCTGGATAATCGAGGGCCTGCAGCTTTCGGGAATCGAGGCGGGAAAATATCACCTGGTTTGCCTGCCGCTCAGCATCGATCAGGGAGACGGCGCCCCGGCGAGGGCCGTTATCCGGCCAATTTAG
- a CDS encoding DUF427 domain-containing protein yields the protein MPKATWNGTVLAQSEKFEMVEGNIYFPHDSVTWDHFSKGTREYTCPWKGKATYYDISAGGKKNDNAAWSYPNPLPAANNIKGYVAFETGKGIQVES from the coding sequence ATGCCTAAAGCGACCTGGAATGGAACAGTGCTGGCCCAAAGCGAAAAATTTGAAATGGTCGAGGGAAACATTTACTTCCCCCACGACTCCGTCACATGGGACCATTTCAGCAAGGGGACCCGAGAATACACCTGCCCCTGGAAGGGGAAGGCTACCTATTACGACATTTCCGCCGGCGGCAAGAAAAATGACAACGCCGCCTGGTCCTATCCCAATCCACTCCCTGCGGCCAATAATATTAAAGGGTATGTCGCTTTCGAAACAGGAAAAGGCATCCAGGTGGAAAGCTAA
- a CDS encoding response regulator produces the protein MNIQFIEEDPKVFDEVKNIIDECLSQVNIVQTSPKDLENAKPRLEKTNLVLFDLDCETCNSLKLFEELVQNTSIPIVAIDDVRTSPNRLIKALHFGASEYLLKPFSKNLLLSTIVSHKQPSSNIPWRF, from the coding sequence ATGAATATCCAATTCATTGAAGAGGACCCAAAGGTCTTCGATGAAGTCAAGAATATAATTGACGAATGCCTTAGCCAGGTAAATATTGTCCAAACTTCTCCAAAAGACTTAGAAAACGCTAAACCGCGGCTTGAAAAAACAAACCTGGTGTTGTTCGACCTGGACTGCGAAACGTGTAATAGCCTCAAATTGTTTGAGGAACTCGTTCAAAACACAAGTATACCCATTGTTGCGATTGATGACGTCAGGACTAGCCCAAACCGGTTGATTAAGGCACTCCATTTTGGCGCATCGGAATATCTGCTTAAACCATTCAGCAAGAATCTCCTCCTTTCCACGATCGTCAGTCATAAACAACCCTCGAGTAATATTCCATGGAGGTTTTAG
- a CDS encoding dihydrolipoyl dehydrogenase family protein, producing the protein MTEVDVLVIGSGAAGEYAASYALGNGREVAMIEKAAVGGSCIFNACIPTKSLVQSARLYKRMRCAGALGLPVLRETADYSKVKSFKDQIVSGIGYGRAERWIGRGVKLYKGTARFRSPHEVEVSGEIITADKIIIATGSRPAVPPIPGLQETGFITNYEALELEKPPEKLVIIGGGAVGAEFAQVFSAFGSQVHIVEAAEHILANEDEEISSAVEKLFTGQGITVSTSAKVISVDATSSGKRVNIQRADGSTSNLECSEILVATGRKPNIEELNLSAAGIESGKRGITVDTSLQTNVPHIWAAGDVNGTYLFTYVANEQGKTAALNATSPEHHELEYRVLPRATFCDPEVASVGLTEKQARDNGLKVIIGRFKFADLTRAIVSVETDGFIKVVAEEGSGRIIGGHIVGAEASTLIHEIAAAMAANTSVQVIGSLLHSYPTFSEGVRYACQAAK; encoded by the coding sequence ATGACTGAGGTAGATGTCCTGGTAATAGGGAGCGGCGCGGCGGGGGAATATGCCGCCAGTTATGCCCTGGGAAACGGGCGTGAAGTCGCCATGATCGAAAAAGCGGCTGTCGGCGGCTCGTGCATATTCAACGCTTGTATACCCACCAAGTCCCTGGTTCAGAGCGCCCGTTTGTACAAGAGGATGCGGTGCGCCGGCGCATTAGGCCTGCCGGTTCTCAGGGAGACCGCGGACTACTCGAAAGTGAAATCTTTCAAGGATCAAATTGTTTCCGGTATCGGCTACGGACGCGCGGAACGATGGATCGGACGCGGCGTAAAACTTTATAAGGGGACAGCCAGATTCAGGTCTCCCCATGAGGTTGAAGTTTCCGGTGAAATCATCACGGCTGACAAAATCATCATCGCCACCGGTTCCAGGCCCGCGGTACCGCCGATTCCGGGGCTTCAAGAAACCGGTTTCATCACCAACTATGAAGCCCTTGAACTGGAGAAACCGCCTGAAAAACTGGTGATTATCGGGGGCGGCGCCGTGGGCGCTGAATTTGCCCAGGTGTTTTCCGCTTTCGGCAGCCAGGTCCACATCGTCGAAGCCGCAGAGCACATTCTTGCCAATGAGGATGAGGAAATATCTTCGGCGGTCGAGAAACTTTTCACCGGACAGGGTATCACCGTTTCTACGTCGGCGAAAGTAATCAGCGTTGATGCCACCTCTTCGGGGAAACGGGTAAATATTCAGCGTGCCGACGGATCGACCAGTAATTTGGAATGCAGCGAAATACTGGTGGCTACCGGCAGGAAACCCAACATTGAGGAACTCAACCTTTCGGCGGCCGGAATTGAATCCGGAAAACGGGGCATCACCGTCGACACCTCGTTACAAACGAACGTGCCGCATATCTGGGCGGCCGGGGATGTCAACGGGACGTACCTGTTTACCTATGTCGCTAACGAACAGGGCAAGACCGCCGCTTTGAATGCTACCAGCCCCGAACACCATGAGTTAGAGTACCGCGTCCTGCCGAGGGCTACTTTCTGCGACCCTGAAGTTGCCAGCGTGGGCTTAACCGAAAAACAGGCCAGGGACAATGGTCTCAAGGTGATAATCGGCAGATTCAAATTTGCCGACCTGACCCGCGCCATCGTCAGCGTTGAAACTGACGGCTTTATCAAGGTCGTCGCCGAAGAAGGCTCAGGCCGGATTATCGGCGGGCACATCGTCGGGGCTGAGGCTTCGACGCTCATCCACGAAATAGCGGCGGCGATGGCGGCCAATACCAGCGTCCAGGTAATCGGCAGTTTGCTGCATTCGTACCCGACCTTCTCCGAAGGCGTCCGCTACGCCTGTCAGGCCGCCAAATGA
- a CDS encoding HAD family hydrolase — protein sequence MVQAIIFDLDGTLVQTEKLKAQAYAIAVQKIRNLAQPDARAIDAYKEALGSGRDVASRHVMDKLNLEKELRPLMPQYRASEPAAVLTEIRTGIYHQMIADPGVIARHRWTYTLELLRIARENRCRIALATMSHLNDTLFILRALDIDRAFDVVVTAEDVVHTKPDPEIYQVAARKLDVPPGDCLVIEDSPNGVQSATAAGMKVIAFATPFTFEGLHSKRISQILKDVMIAHHPEEIIELAHNYLINNPPNQETN from the coding sequence TTGGTACAAGCGATCATCTTCGATCTTGATGGCACCCTGGTGCAGACCGAGAAACTCAAAGCTCAGGCCTACGCCATAGCCGTCCAGAAAATCCGAAACCTGGCACAGCCGGATGCCCGCGCCATTGACGCGTATAAAGAAGCTCTGGGTTCAGGGAGGGATGTGGCTTCCCGCCATGTAATGGATAAACTGAATTTGGAGAAAGAATTGCGGCCCCTGATGCCCCAATACCGGGCTTCAGAACCAGCCGCGGTCCTCACTGAAATAAGGACGGGCATTTACCATCAAATGATCGCCGATCCGGGTGTCATCGCCCGACACCGGTGGACGTATACCCTGGAATTACTCAGGATCGCACGAGAAAATCGCTGCCGTATCGCCCTGGCCACCATGTCTCACCTCAACGATACGCTGTTTATCCTGCGCGCGCTTGACATCGACCGCGCCTTCGATGTCGTTGTCACCGCAGAGGACGTGGTGCACACCAAGCCGGACCCGGAGATCTACCAGGTGGCAGCCCGCAAACTGGATGTGCCGCCAGGTGATTGCCTGGTGATCGAGGATTCTCCCAATGGTGTTCAATCCGCTACGGCGGCAGGGATGAAAGTCATAGCGTTTGCCACCCCCTTTACTTTCGAAGGCCTGCACTCAAAGAGGATCTCCCAAATCTTGAAGGACGTTATGATCGCGCATCATCCGGAGGAAATTATTGAACTGGCGCATAATTATCTGATAAACAACCCTCCGAACCAGGAGACTAATTGA
- the gnd gene encoding phosphogluconate dehydrogenase (NAD(+)-dependent, decarboxylating), translated as MELGMIGLGRMGGNMAQRLIKSGHRVVGFDPSTERVKEMVRLGVIGAASISELIDKLVSPRAIWCMVPSGQPTEDTVHELGGLLSPGDTIIDGGNSNYKDSIRRAGNLAEKGISFLDAGTSGGIWGLDEGYSLMVGGDADAYRRIEPVFRSLAPSSEKGVGYVGPSGAGHFVKMVHNGIEYGLMEAYAEGFELLRAKADFNLDLTQIAGIWRYGSVVRSWLLDLVELALKEDPGLKNIRAFVEDSGEGKWTVQESLDLDVPLPVIVAALQVRFRSRQDQPFGNKLLVALRNKFGGHRIKTE; from the coding sequence ATGGAACTGGGAATGATAGGTCTGGGAAGAATGGGCGGCAATATGGCTCAACGCTTGATCAAAAGTGGGCACCGGGTTGTTGGTTTTGATCCTTCGACCGAGCGGGTGAAAGAAATGGTTCGATTGGGTGTTATCGGGGCCGCCTCGATTTCAGAACTGATCGATAAATTGGTCTCTCCGCGGGCAATATGGTGCATGGTACCGTCCGGTCAACCCACTGAGGACACGGTTCATGAACTCGGCGGTCTGCTTTCACCCGGAGATACCATAATCGACGGCGGCAACTCGAATTACAAAGACAGCATTCGCCGAGCGGGCAACCTGGCAGAAAAGGGGATTTCATTTCTTGATGCCGGAACCAGCGGTGGCATCTGGGGGCTGGACGAGGGATACAGCCTTATGGTCGGGGGAGACGCCGACGCCTACCGGCGGATTGAGCCGGTGTTTCGTTCTTTGGCGCCGTCGTCCGAGAAAGGCGTTGGATATGTCGGTCCCAGCGGGGCAGGCCATTTCGTCAAGATGGTCCACAACGGCATCGAATATGGTTTGATGGAAGCCTACGCAGAGGGATTCGAATTGCTTCGAGCCAAAGCCGATTTCAATTTGGACTTGACCCAGATAGCCGGCATCTGGCGTTACGGCAGCGTGGTGCGTTCTTGGCTGCTTGATTTGGTTGAACTTGCTCTGAAAGAGGACCCCGGGCTGAAGAACATCCGGGCTTTCGTCGAGGACTCTGGTGAGGGCAAATGGACCGTCCAGGAATCACTGGACCTCGATGTGCCCCTTCCGGTAATCGTGGCGGCGCTCCAGGTACGGTTCCGTTCCAGGCAAGATCAACCGTTTGGAAACAAGCTCTTGGTGGCGTTGCGTAACAAGTTTGGCGGTCACCGCATAAAAACGGAATAA